Genomic DNA from Shouchella patagoniensis:
AATTGGCTACTTGGATTGCGGACAACTATTTGAGGAAATACCATGAGTAATGAGTCTGTCCTTTTAGGGCAGTATGTACACGGCAAATCGGTTTTACATCGCCTTGACGCGCGTGCAAAGATTGTGAGTGTATTTATTTTTGCTTTAGCTGTTTTTGGAGTTGGGTCTTGGTTATCCCTTCTGATAAGCACAATTTATTTATTTAGCCTAATGGTATTAAGTAAGCTTTCAATTCCAATGTTATTGCGCTCATTAAAAGTGGTAGCATTGTTTTTATTGTTGTTTTTTCTGTTACAAGTGCTAGCTGTACGTGAAGGGAAAGTTGCTTTTAGTATCGCCGGATTTCCGTTGTACATGGAAGGCATCATAGAAGCCGGTGTGGTTGTTTGGCGGACAATGCTGCTTTTTATGGCGGCTACATTAATGACTGCTACTACAAGTCCTTTGCATATTACTTCAGCAGTTGAATCATTGCTAAAACCATTAAAAAGACTGGGTGTTCCTGTTGCGGAACTTGCTTTAATGATGTCCATTGCATTGAGGTTTATTCCTATTTTAAAACGCGAACTTGATTTAATTAGACGAGCACAACAAGCCAGGGGCGTATCGTCTGAAGGCTTTACAAAGCGTTTATATACTTTTAGTGCATTGCTTGTGCCATTGTTTGTAAGGTCATTAAAGCGTGCAGAGGAGTTAGCCGAGGCGATGGAAGCAAGAGGGTATGATAGCAAAGTTCCACGCTCTGTTTGGAAAAAGTCAAAGTGGTCACTAAAAGATACATTTGCTGTTGCATTAGCTTTAGGAACAGCGGGTCTTATTATATGGTTTTAAGGAGAGAACAAGATGGCAAGGTTTGCGTGTAAGTTGACATACGATGGGACGGAGTTCAGTGGGTATCAAGTTCAACCTAATAAAAGAACGGTCCAATCAGTTGTCGAACAAGGGCTGAAAGCCATACACAAGGGAAGAGACGTCCCGATCATTGCTTCCGGTAGAACAGACGCGGGTGTTCATGCGAAGGGACAAATCATTCAATTTGACTCTGAACTGTCAATTTCCGCAGAGAGATGGCCCCAGGCGTTGAATACACATCTTCCAGAAGATGTTGTTGTAACTGGAGTTGCCGAAGTAGACGGGGAATTTCACGCTAGATACCATACAACAGCAAAAGAGTATCGGTATTATATTAGTTGTGGGGAATTCCAGGATGTGTTTCGTCGCAATCAAGCAGTTCATATAAAGCAGCCTCTAGACGTTCCGGCTATGCAAACAGCCGCACAGTATTTATTAGGAACGCATGATTTTTCAGCCTTCTGTGCAGCAAATACATCCGTTGAGGATAAGGTTCGCACAATTATAAGCGTTGCCGTACAACCTATTGGAAACGAACTCGAAATTTCCATTCGCGGCAATGGCTTCTTATACAATATGGTTCGCATTATTGTTGGAACACTTATTGAAGTTGGAAGTGGAAAAAGGCGAGCGATCGAAATGGAACAAATTTTAGCTGGAAAGGATCGCGGGGCTGCAGGAAAAACAGCGCCAGCACACGGTTTGTATCTTTTTGAAGTGAATTATGAAACGGATCTATTTGCAGTTCATAAATAAAAAGAAACGCCCGGATGAGTTTTTATAAAATGAATTGACTTTAATGAGTAGATATTGTATGATATTAGATGGTAATTCTAAAGACCCACTGCCCCGGGTTGCGGAATGAAATCATAAATAAAGCAAACAAGAATGGACAAAAAACAGCCAGTTTCAAGGCCATTCTTTATGCAGAACGATAAAAGAACGATTTATTATTAGGAGGTTTAACTATGCGTACAACATATATGGCAAAGCCAAACGAAGTTGAGCGTAAATGGTATGTTGTTGACGCTGAAGGTCAAACGCTTGGCCGTCTTTCTTCAGAAGTCGCATCAATCCTACGCGGAAAACACAAACCAACATTTACACCACATATTGACACTGGTGATCACGTAATTATTTTGAATGCAAGCAAAATCCAACTTACTGGAAACAAGCTTCAAGATAAAATTTACTATCGCCACACAAACCACCCAGGTGGATTGAAAGAAACAAAAGCACATGAAATGCGTGCGAACAAGCCAGAGCGTATGCTTGAGCTAGCGATCAAAGGAATGCTTCCTAAGAACACGCTTGGCCGCAAACAAGGCATGAAGCTTCATGTATATGCAGGTTCAGAACACAATCATCAAGCACAACAACCAGAAGCTTACGAGCTTCGCGGTTAATCTTTGGGAGGTAATTGATTATGGCTCAAGTACAATACTACGGCACTGGCCGTCGTAAGCATTCTGTTGCGCGTGTTCGCCTTGTTCCTGGCGATGGCACAATCGTTGTTAACGGCCGTGACCTTGACGAATATTTTGGTCTTGAAACACTAAAGCTTATCGTAAAACAACCACTTGTTGAAACTGGTGTAACTGGTCAGTACAACATTCACGTAAATGTAAACGGAGGCGGCTTCACAGGACAAGCGGGCGCAATTCGCCATGGCGTTGCTCGTGCTCTACTTCAAGTAGATCCTGAAAACCGTCCAACGTTAAAATCTGCAGGCTTCCTTACTCGTGATGCTCGTATGAAAGAACGTAAAAAATACGGTCTTAAAGCAGCACGTCGTGCGCCTCAGTTCTCAAAACGTTAATATACTTGGTATATCAATGTTTACCCTCTTTGCTTCTTTGGAGCAGAGAGGGTTTTTAATTTGCAAAAAAACAAATTGAATACCCTTTGAATACCTTTCCTAGAAATTCATGTACTGTTGGAACATTTCTGCTGTTTTCTCCTTCGCTTCGTCGGTCACATGAGTGTAAATATCCATCGTAGTTTTAATATCTGTATGACCGAGTTGAGATTGTACATCTTTAATAGATGCTCCAGCTGCAAATAACAAGCTGGCATGTGGTTTGTGTGAACCAATGTCTTTTTTAAATGGATTTTTCGGATGTTGCAAATTAACGGTATCCGGTTCGTAATTTAAAACGGGACAATTATTGTTCCTACTTCCCCAAAATGTCCCTGCTATGTCCCTGGTGGTTTGTCATGCCAAAAAGGAACACACAAATCGCTTCACCTCAAGGTGTCACAGAATTATGTTCCTTTGTTCCTCTTTTTTATAATGAAAGACTATAAATAAAAAAAATATACATATCCGTGTTGCGCATATAAAAGAGTCCTTGAAAAATCCAGGAACAGAGGAACATATTTTAATTTCGAGATATAAATTACTGGAAAAGGGGCACTCATCGTAGCCTTTGTTCTGTGACTAATGGGAAATGTTGTTCTCATGAACCCCATCCGTATAATAAAGCTTATAAAAAGTAGTATTGTTAACATTAAATTTTATATAAACTCTTCGGTTCTTTACTATACAGGGGTGTTTTTAGCATAAATAACTGAATTTTCATCCAAATTATTTAAAGTGAATGTGAGTTCGTGTTATGATAATCGTACAGACTTATGGAAAAAATGGGGAGGTTATTTATTTGGGAGCACATTCACAGTTCAGGAAGCTTTTAAGCGATATTGAACCAAGCCAACACACAAAAAGTGATGCAAGCACAGGTCATGAAAACCTCAGGAAGTTCCTTAAAGGTGATGAGATATTCAAAAATTACCGTGAAACAGATTTCTTATCTGGTTCATATAAAAGAAACACGGCTATAAGACCAAGAATAAAGGACGGAGTGGTTTCTCGCCCGGATGTAGACATAATTGTTGTGACAAATCATACAGAAAATGATGACCAAAAAGAGGTCATTGATTTACTGTATGATACATTAAAGCCTAAATATTCAACTATTCGGAAACAAGCCCGATCGGTGGGAATTGAAACAAATAAAGTAGATATGGACGTGGTGCCGATTATTGCACCCGATGGAATGGATGGCAACTTATATATTCCGGATCGCAAGAAAGAGCAATGGGTTGAGACTAACCCTCCCAAGCATACGGAATGGACAACAGAAGTAAACACGGATAGTGGAGGGCGATTTAAACCACTGGTTAAGTTGATGAAGTGGTGGCGTAGGCAAAATCCTACTATTGCTAAGAAACCAAAAGGATTTGTAATTGAATGTATTGCGGCAGAATGTATGGATAATAACGAAAAGAAGTATGACGAATTACTTGTGGGGACCTTAGAAAAAATCGTAGAAAAGTATGCTTTTTATATTGGATTACGGCTGGTGCCTCACATTGAAGATCCTGGTGTTCCGGGTAACTCGGTCACGAACGGTATTACTTTTGATGCGTTTGAAGGATTTTATTATAAAGCTAAATCCCATGCGGAAAAAGGAAGGCAAGCAATCAATGAAACAGATAAAGAAAAGGCGCTTAAATTATGGCGAGAGATTTTCGGTCCACGTTTTCCTTCGCCCGAAGTTGCTAACTCTTCTTCCCTGTTAAAAAATGCTGCAGAACCTTCTTTATCTTTTCCCGGCCGCCCTGTAAAACCAAATAAACCTGGAGGGTTTGCTTAATGAAATTTTGGTTCTTATTGGACACACGCCGTCTAACCAAAGAAAAGGATGAAATTGAAAAATTGCAATCAACGGCAACGTGGTTGGAGGGAACAGAGTGGACTTTGGAAAATGGGTTAGCATTGATAGCCAAAATAAAAGCCCATGGGAACTTTTATGAATTGAAGTTAACCTATCCGCCTTTTTTTCCATCCACACCGCCAATAGTTACTCCAATGGAGGATGGGGCGCATTGGTCGACTCACCAGTATGAGAATGGTTCATTATGTCTGGAATGGGGACCGGATAATTGGTATCCATCTGTTACTGGAGCGAATATGTTGGAAAGTGCCTACCGGTTAATTTATAAGGAAAATCCTTTAGGCGAGACCGTGGAAAAGAACCTTGTCATTTCCAGACACTTTTTAACGGAAGGCCAAAATTTAAGAAACAAAGCATTCAGGTTATATGTGGAACCTGAATTTTTGAACCTCATATCAAATTTACAGGATTACTATATGGGAAACATAAAATTTACTTTTGTTTTTGGGAATGAAGATACAGCCATTTTGCATGTGCTTGAACTAGAGCACAAGGAAGGGAAGGCTTGGAAAAACACATCTTTACCTGAAGATTTCAAGTCTAATTATGAATTGACAGGTGTATTATTGAAGTCCACCTTATCATCAACTGAAATCAGGAACATGAAAACGATTACTCAATGGAAACAGCATTATGACTTGGAGGTTGTTACCTCTTTGTCAGATACAATACTTATTATCGCAATGGATAATGAAAACAACCCTCATGTTCTAATGAATGGTACAAACAAGGAAAAATTGTTTTCTATTCCTCTGGTAACGGAAGAGCCAAAAGGGAGGCTGCCCAACCATTTAGTCGGCTTGAACGAAAAGAGGATCGGTATAGTCGGTTTAGGATCTTTAGGCAGCAAGATTGCACTATCATTAGCAAGGACAGGAGCCCGAAAATTCTACTTAGTGGATGACGATGTCTTTTTACCGGGAAACATGATTCGCCATACATTGGATTGGAAAAGTGTTGCCTCCCATAAAGTAGATGCAGTAAAAAATCAATTAATGAATATATCTACTGGTGTGAATGTAGCAGTTTCAAAAATTAATTTATCTGGTCAAGAAGCAACAACTTCATTGAACACGGTACTATCCAAGTTAGGAAATTGCGACTTGATCATAGATGCAACAGCCAACCCAAGAGCATTTAATTTCTTGTCAGCGGTTAGGACTACCTATGAAAAACCAATGGTTTGGGGAGAGGTTTTTGCTGGCGGGATCGGGGGATTAATTGCAAGAAGCCGACCAAAAGCTGATCCGGATGCACTGACGATGAGAAAAGGTTTTAACGGATATACCATGCAGCTACCCGAATATGAATTTAAGATCCTTGATTTGTATGCAACAGAAGACCAGCAAGAAGAAGTAATGATAGCTTCAGATGCCGACGTTTCGATAATAGCTGGTCACCTTACTCGTTTTGCGTTGGATACAGTCTTACAACCTGACCAATCCATATATCCCTATTCAATGTACTTGATAGGTTTATCAAATTCTTGGATATTTGAGGCGCCGTTTGATACATACCCTATCCATATCAACCATCTACCAGATGAAACAGAAACAGTAGAAAATGAAGAAGAACTTAATGAAACTATTGATTTTATTACATCTTTACTGGAGAAAAGTGATGATTAAGCTTATTCTTCCTAAGGCAATTGAACAGGAATTAAAGAAGGAGTTAATAGTAGCCGAAAGACAGGAAATTGGAGGTGTGCTTTTAGGGGAACATGTAAGCGAAGGGTTATTCCGGATTAGTGATTTCACCATTCAACGATCAGGCGGGACTGTAGTTTCTTTTATTCGACACATCCAACAGTCTTTAAAAAATCGTTTGACTGATTTTTTTAATAAAACAAAACATAACTACACCAAGTTTAATTATTTAGGGGAATGGCACTCGCATCCCTCCTTCGAGTTAACACCGAGTATAAGGGATAGGGAAAGTATGTGGCAAATCGTGAACGATCCTACTGTTGGAGCAAACTTCGTTATGCTTTTATTGGTTAAATGCAATGAGGGGGTAGTTGAGGGAAGAGTGTCAATTTTTTTACCGGGAAATCCAATGATCCAAGGGGAATTAATAAGAGAGGAGGCAGAGTGAATGATGAAAAATAATAATGGTAAGCAATCACCCTCGTTGTTAGAAAAAGAATCTACAGGAGGTGATATTGCTTCCTCCGGTTTCGATTTTCAAGCGTACCTTATTTTGTGCAAACTTCCACATTGGTTATCTTTTGAGGGTTTTTCTTCAGTAATTTGGGAATCGGTAGGTGATATTGAAGCAAAATTTTTCGATCCTCAGATAGGAGAAGTAATTGAGGCAATTGAAGCTAAGGACCACCGGATAACACCAACAGAATTTTGGGAAGAAATCAATCGGTTTAAAAAAATGGACGAAGGTAGCCCGGGCACATACCGATGGTTCACACTGTCCTGTACAGGGTTATCCGAAACCTTACATCCTCTGAAAAATGGATTGAGGAGGGTGCGCGATCCTTATCCGTTTTACAGTCACACATCAGGAGTGTTTGAAAACTCTTATGAAGATTATAAAGAAAAGGTAATAGGCTTAGGCAAAAGTGAAGAAATGGCTGAATTTCTTTTCCATAAGGTTTCAATTGAGGATAAATGGGGATCACTCAGTGAAAAGGCAAAGGGTATGTTTAATAACGAATTTACCCAACATCTCCCAGTGTATGATTTAAGAGGAAGTGAACAAGAAAAAGTATTTGATGTGTTACATAGTGTAGTTCGGTCGCAAAAAAATAAACCGGTGTTTCGTCAACAATTAAAGCAAGCTATGCACTCTGTTATTGGTGAAGATGCTATACCAACTGATCAAAAAATTTATATTCATACAGAAATTTATAAATTGCCCAAAGAACCTAGAAAAATAAATTTTTTATGGGAACCCTTTTTTAGTGATAAGGATAGAAAATATCCAGAGTCTGCCGTTTGGACAGAAGAGCTGTACAATAATGTAGTTGAAACAAAAAAATGGATTGAAAAGAACAGGTCTGCGAAAAGGATTCATTTAAGTGGGAATCGCAGACTATCGTCAGCTATGGCAATAGGATCTGTATTTTCATCGGTATCAGGATTTTCTATTGAAGCAGAGCAAAGAGAAGGTGGTATTTGGGCAACGGATACACACCCAAATAACCAAACCCCAGAATGTGAATTTGTAGTTGATTTTGAAGAAGGGGTGGATAATCAGCTGATTGTTACAATAGGTATTACAAGAGACAGCATTGCCAATGAAGTTGCAGTATATTTAGAAGGTCAAAGACATAGCATTTCTTCAAAACTCCATTTGCATACAGAATCACCAATAATTACTGCAGAGCAGGCTAATCTGGTAGTGAAAAAATTAAAAAAGGAAATTAAAGCAGCAGCTACCAAAGTGGAAGCAGAGAAAGTCCATTTATTTTATGCCGGTCCATCTCATTTAGTGCTTTTTTTGGGTCACCGGTGGAACGGGATGCCGTCAGCCCAGTGTTATGAATGGATAAATACAGGACAATATGTGCCTACTTGCACTTTTTAATACTATAACCCTAACTCTAATTAAGCCGGTTTTATTTGTTATACAAACATCGTCTAAAACGGGAGAATACATAATTTGGTTTCAATTACTGCTAATAGTTAAAATTCAAATGATTATTTCATTCAAAAAAGATTTCCTTTATATAGCCTGCCAGCGTATCTGTTTTAGGTTAGATTTTTGAATACCCTTTGAATACCCTTTTCATGAAATCACGTAAAATCACATGTAATACAAATAAAGGAAAACGTTGATTTAAAGCGGTTTATGAATTTCTATATAATATAGAAGAAACTCGCCTCTGAAAGAACGTAAAAAATACGGTCTTAAAGCAGCACGTCGTGCGCCTCAGTTCTCAAAACGTTAATACAGCAAGATTTCAGCCTTCAAGCCTACATTGCTTGGAGGCTATTTTTATGCTAAAAAAACGGTTTGCTAACATAGTTCGAAGACATGGAATAAGAGAACATTTTTGTTGTTTTTTTCTTTGTTTTAGTACATGAGTATAGATGGCAAGTATCGTGTTTATATCAGAGGAACCTAATCTTTCATGTACATATTTGATGTTCGCTCCAGCTCAAATTCAATAACAATACATGGGTATGGTGCAACCCATGGACTCGTAGGATAATAACTCTTTAACTTCTGGCAAACACATTTCTTCATCCTGCCAAGTGAGCGCTAATCCTTTTCTCATCCCCGGATAAAGTAACATTTCGAAGATAGGGCATCAATCTTTCTACAGAAAGGGTGATGCAACAAAATATGGCGGATGGGAACGTGACATGACTTCCTTTAGTGTTACCTCAAAAGGAAAGAAGCGCTTAAAGGAATAGAGGAACAACCATGATTAAATGTTTGCTTGCTCTTTTGTGCATAAGAAAAGCCAGGGCTACTCCCCTGACTCGGTGTTGTGCTTGTATTTTCTTAAGTGAAGTAAACCAATGATGAAATGAGAGATTGCAGTAAATCCGAAGAGTATGATCGCGGGACCTCCATTGAGCTCGAGTTTGTGGAAAATATAAGACACTACTATTGCTAATACCAAACTGATAAAGGACCCAATGAAATAGACCCTATGGGCAGGAGTGTTTTTCAAGACATTCAACCTCCTAAAAAACGCAATGTGGCTACAGGGCGGCTCCTGCAGCTTAGTATCTATAAACTGTCAAATAAAAAAATGACATGATTATGTCATCACCAATTCGGTAGATGTTTTTTCAAGTGAGCTTCTCTTATCTGGTCGATATTTCTAAAAGTAATGAAGTATATAGTTCCAATGAAAGTGAACAACCAAAGCTCACTATTAAGTAAGGCAAAAATAAGTGTAGCAAGGGATAAAATAAGTATTGGATACATTGCAATCAAAGATGCCATTGCATGAACTTTAGATTCTTGGAGTTTGGACATTTTAATAAACCCTTTCCAAGCAAATTTTGTTTAATCATAACATGGTTCTTATATCAATAATAAGAAAAATCTGTTTATCGCGCAATAGGATCACACAATACGGCTTCTGCCGCTTAGTATCCAAAAACTGAGCGGTAAGGTTATTCTTTAGCTACATTTTTAGTCTTTTGCTTGGTCATAACTCCATGAAGTAAATAACATACCGCTAAACCAAAGAAAGGGATATAGATAAATGGGTTAGGGTTAATCAATAATTTAGTTATACCTAGTAAGAGAAAAATGATGAATGCTGAATAATATATCTTTCTCACTTGCTCACCTCTTAAAATAGACATCAAGAATTCTTGAAATGTTTGTTTAAATAATTAATTCTTTTAATTTCTGTTTTATTGCTGAACATTAATATAACGGCTCCACTCAAAGTAATCATCCAGAGGTGATTGTCAAAAAACCTATAACTATAGTTACTAACAGTAATAAATAAATTGGGTACCCAGAAAAAATGTACGCCTTAAATTGTGTGATTACGTCATTTCTCACAGTTTAAAACACCCTTTTATATATTTTGTTTATTTTTAATAATAACATTTACAGGAGATTTTTACCAGGCGGTATGACCACACAATACGGCTCTTGCCGTTAATTGGATCAACCCAGTCTTCTCTATCCCATTCTTTGGGTTTATCCGTTTCATCTGGAGCGTTTTCGAAGGATACCCTAGGATCGCCACAATTATAGCTGAAATGAATAAAAGAGACTGAATTTCAAATGTGCTGTATTCGCCTCGTAAGTAATACATGTAGTCTTGAACATGCCTAAACACAAATAGCGCTAGAGTTAACAAAGCTATAATTTTTAATCTTCGTTTCATAACGCACCCCTATAATATGGATATTTTCAGTTTTGGTTTCTATAGTGGCATTAGAGGAGGAATGAGAAAAACGTAACCTGTCAATCCATTTGTTAAAACGATACATGGGAAGCCTCCATTTGTTGGATAGAAGAAAATAAGTCTTGTTTGGGTTTGAATATCTTTTCTTAGTCATAAAAGGGAAGATAAATGCGAAAACAAGCTGAACCTAATCCGTTTGAAGCATGTCTAATCCAATTCTCAGCAAGGCTATAGCTTCCGCCTGCAATAGCAAATATTAATAAAAGACTGCCTGCTGATACGACAATAAACGCGGTAAGCGCATCAAGCCAACGATTAGCTGTCATGATATGACACCCATATTTCAGGTTTACGTTCTATTATCTTGGGAGGATGAAATATGTATTTATGCAAACTGGTAAGAGAGCAAAAGCTTTGTTAACGGTAAGCCTTTATATGCAGGGAGTGTATGTAAGGATCATTCTATACATAGTGGTAGTGAATTGTGAGTCGATTTTAATGATAAGGCGAAAAACGGGAATATCGTTGTCGTTGATTTTGATTATAACAATACGGCTCTGTTAGAAGTATTCCATGGGCGAAAGGATTTATGTGTGATTTAAACTTTTAGCAGGAAGTCGTGCGCCAGAATTCTTAAAAAATGTAAGCGTGTTCCAAGTATGCTTTCTTGGAAGTTTTTTATGCAGGTGTTCATCTTGTTACGCAAAAAAACGCTAGGATGTTTTAAAAGCACGTAATTGGTTGGATCGTGTTATGCATGATAAAACTTTACAATTTGGTCATTAATTGCTGCTTTTAATGGTGTATGACGATATTATTCGCGCTCATACTAAGTTAAAAAGGGGAAATAGCAATGAATGTCATCACAACACTTAATGATAAAAGAAGAGAAAAACAATGGAATTTTGAGCGGAAAATGCTCCGTCATATCGATTTAAAAAAGATGGAACGCAGTATAAAAGAATGGGTTCGCCCTCTTATGCCGTTTCAGTTTCAAGCCTATCCATTTTTACTTGATCAGAGCATTGATATGACGATCGATGCATTCTTGCTCGGGACAGAGTATGGGCGATTTGGCATTTATGGAGAATCAACCATTGATTCGAAGAAACGCTGTGATACAGAGCTGACAATGTTGTCTCATAGCCTTTGTGATACGCTCTCGGGTTGGACTGGCGAAAGTCCGTCGGAGTCACTCTTAACCGCAATAGATATGTTGCTTGGTACCTGGTGGGAAAAAGGGTACTTAGAGGCGCGCAAAGCATATAAACTTCGTTTACAGTAACAATCATATATCTCCCTTGTCCACGTATATATAAATGAGGACAAGGGGGAATAACATGTGAAACAACATACTTGGAGTTTTATAATTGGAGGATTGTTGCTTGCTTCTGTCATTATTTGGATTCGCTATGATGCCATACTAGAAGATTCCTCATCAACGTGGCATTTGCCGATGTCTGGGAAGGTAATTGTCCTTGATCCAGGACATGGGGGAATGGATGGGGGAGCGAGCTCGAAATCAGGAATTCTTGAGAAGACGGTTACACTTGAAGTAGCTCTGAAATTGCGGGATTATTTACAAGAGGCAGGCGCTTTAGTCATCATGACGAGGGAAGAAGATGTAGATTTGGCTAGTCGAGATACGGCTAAAATAAGGCAACGGAAAGCAGAAGATTTGCGAAAACGAGCACAAATTGTGAATGAATCAGAAGCAGACTTATACTTATCAATCCATATGAATGCGATCCCTTCAGAGCGATGGAGAGGCGCACAAACATTTTATCACTTAAGCGATAAGAAAAACGAAGAACTAGCAGTGTTTATTCAAGAAGAAATAAAGAGGAATTTAGAAAATACAAACCGGTACGCAAAACCAATTCATCATGTTTATTTGTTAAAAGAAGCGAAGATACCAGGAGCCTTAGTAGAAGCAGGGTTCTTGTCTAATCCCGAAGAAGCGGCAATGCTTGAAACAGAGGATTACCAAGACAAGGTTGCAGCTTCTATTTATGAAGGGATGCTTCGCTACGTTTCTGGAGAAAAAGCACCAAAAGCCAACCCGTATGAATAATAAAGAAACTTCATTTGCGTTAAGCAGCGTTGTCCAGTAGGATAAAAGAATGAAAATGCTGGAGTGATAAATAAAGAAATGAGTCATTACCGAGTTGAGAAAGTCTTAAATAACAATGTTGTGATTGCCGAGCATGCGAGTGAAGAAGTGATCTTAATTGGCAAAGGGATTGGTTTTAATCGAAAGAAGGGAAGTGAAGTCCCTTCCGCAGAAGTAGAAAAACTCTTTGTTATGAAGAATGAGAAAGAACAAGAAAGCTATTTGAAGTTGCTTCCACAAGTTGAACAATCATTGTTGGACGTGACGATTGAAGCAATTGAGCTTATTTCGAAGAAAACGGGTTTACCTTTAAATGAACATATTCATGTAGGGTTGATGGATCATTTATCCTTTGCACAAGCGAGGACTGTTTCAGGTCTACAAATTAGGAATCCTTTTTTAGCGGAAACAAAAGTCCTTTACCCAAAAGAATTCTCGATTGCACTTGAAATTGTTCATTTAATCAAAAAACGGATTCACATTGAATTACCAAAAGAAGAAGCTGGTTTTATTGCGTTGCATATCCATAGTGCTTTGCAAGATAAGAGCTTAGGTAGAATCAATGCGCATTCGCAACTTGTGTCCGAGCTAGTTGGTTTGATTGAAACCCAAATGGAGGTCACTCTCGACAAAGAGAGTATTGACTACATGAGGCTTGTGCGCCATCTTCGCTTCGCAATTGAACGTGTTGATAATGAGGAGCGGGTGGAGGAACCTAAAGCGATTACAATGTTATTGAAACAAGAGTACCCTATGTGCTATAATCTCTCATGGAAGCTCATAAAAGTGATGCAGCGTGTACTGCGTAAACCTGTGTTTGACGCGGAAGCGGTGTATTTGACCATGCATCTGCAAAGAGTGCAGAGCAAATACAAATAAATCACGTGTAACTGATTCGATCAGGCATGAGGAAAAACAACTGGACCAATTTTTTCGATTGGACAGTGCTTTTTCTCATGCCTTTTTTTGTGCGCTTCACAGAAATAAAAATGAAAAATAGGAGGTACATGATGTTTAAGAAAGTCTTTGGCTATTTACAGAAAATCGGTAAGGCTTTAATGCTACCAGTAGCAATGCTACCAGTAGCGGGTTTGCTTCTCGGTATTGGTGTTGCTATGCAGATGGAACAAACGCTTGGCTATATGCCGTTTTTAGAAGCAGGATGGATCCAACATACAGCGAGTGTAATGGAAGCTGCTGGTGGAATAATCTTTGATAACCTAGCTCTCATATTTGCAGTAGGGGTGGCAATTGGCCTTGCAGGTGATGGGGCA
This window encodes:
- the cwlD gene encoding N-acetylmuramoyl-L-alanine amidase CwlD, which encodes MKQHTWSFIIGGLLLASVIIWIRYDAILEDSSSTWHLPMSGKVIVLDPGHGGMDGGASSKSGILEKTVTLEVALKLRDYLQEAGALVIMTREEDVDLASRDTAKIRQRKAEDLRKRAQIVNESEADLYLSIHMNAIPSERWRGAQTFYHLSDKKNEELAVFIQEEIKRNLENTNRYAKPIHHVYLLKEAKIPGALVEAGFLSNPEEAAMLETEDYQDKVAASIYEGMLRYVSGEKAPKANPYE
- the glcT gene encoding glucose PTS transporter transcription antiterminator GlcT, whose product is MSHYRVEKVLNNNVVIAEHASEEVILIGKGIGFNRKKGSEVPSAEVEKLFVMKNEKEQESYLKLLPQVEQSLLDVTIEAIELISKKTGLPLNEHIHVGLMDHLSFAQARTVSGLQIRNPFLAETKVLYPKEFSIALEIVHLIKKRIHIELPKEEAGFIALHIHSALQDKSLGRINAHSQLVSELVGLIETQMEVTLDKESIDYMRLVRHLRFAIERVDNEERVEEPKAITMLLKQEYPMCYNLSWKLIKVMQRVLRKPVFDAEAVYLTMHLQRVQSKYK
- a CDS encoding DUF2521 family protein encodes the protein MNVITTLNDKRREKQWNFERKMLRHIDLKKMERSIKEWVRPLMPFQFQAYPFLLDQSIDMTIDAFLLGTEYGRFGIYGESTIDSKKRCDTELTMLSHSLCDTLSGWTGESPSESLLTAIDMLLGTWWEKGYLEARKAYKLRLQ
- the cap4 gene encoding CD-NTase-associated endodeoxyribonuclease Cap4, which translates into the protein MMKNNNGKQSPSLLEKESTGGDIASSGFDFQAYLILCKLPHWLSFEGFSSVIWESVGDIEAKFFDPQIGEVIEAIEAKDHRITPTEFWEEINRFKKMDEGSPGTYRWFTLSCTGLSETLHPLKNGLRRVRDPYPFYSHTSGVFENSYEDYKEKVIGLGKSEEMAEFLFHKVSIEDKWGSLSEKAKGMFNNEFTQHLPVYDLRGSEQEKVFDVLHSVVRSQKNKPVFRQQLKQAMHSVIGEDAIPTDQKIYIHTEIYKLPKEPRKINFLWEPFFSDKDRKYPESAVWTEELYNNVVETKKWIEKNRSAKRIHLSGNRRLSSAMAIGSVFSSVSGFSIEAEQREGGIWATDTHPNNQTPECEFVVDFEEGVDNQLIVTIGITRDSIANEVAVYLEGQRHSISSKLHLHTESPIITAEQANLVVKKLKKEIKAAATKVEAEKVHLFYAGPSHLVLFLGHRWNGMPSAQCYEWINTGQYVPTCTF
- a CDS encoding Mov34/MPN/PAD-1 family protein encodes the protein MIKLILPKAIEQELKKELIVAERQEIGGVLLGEHVSEGLFRISDFTIQRSGGTVVSFIRHIQQSLKNRLTDFFNKTKHNYTKFNYLGEWHSHPSFELTPSIRDRESMWQIVNDPTVGANFVMLLLVKCNEGVVEGRVSIFLPGNPMIQGELIREEAE